The genomic window GAGATAGATATGGTATGGATGCAGTAAGACAATGTGCTTAACTGACTTTTAGTGCAAGGCGTTTCTGTACCACTTAGTGAAAGTCCACACCTATTTTTTGTCCTTgtcatttcatagaaaaaattatttcttgtgatttgtgctaatacaccttttcctttcttttctatgATTTGTGTCGACACACACCAAAATTTTGCCCTTgtcatttcatagaaaaaaatttattatttgtgatttgtgctaacatatCTTGAACTTTGtcaattgtgatttgtgccaacacacacctcgtttttgtccttgtccttccatagaaaaaaattgtttcttgtgatttgtgctaacatatCTTGAACTTTGTTAATTATGATTTGTGCCAACATACACCTCATTTTTgttcttgtcctttcatagaaaaaaattatttcttatgATTTATTCTAACACATCTTGAACTTTATTAATTGttatttgtgccaacacacacttatttttgtccttgtccttccatagaaaaaaattgtttcttgtgatttgtactaacacatcttgaactttgttaattgtgatttgtgccaatacACACCTCATTTTTGTCCTTATCCTAGTATCTCAAATTGAATGCCTCTTTGTTCTCCTGTTCACTATGCTTGACTAAATATTTCTCGTGCTTGCTACTGCAGCCTTTTAAGAGTGCTATTAGCTCTGATTTTTCATTAAGTGGCTTGCTTGGAACAATTATGTTCTTTTCTATTCTATATGCAGCAGAACATAGTCTAGAGAATATCTCAGCTAGCAGTAGTCGTAGGATTGTATACTTCTTTTTTAGTACATTGATAGTTTGTGGGCGCATGTATATTTTTTGAAATAGTAGATGattaaattttaatatttttagGTACCCATGGAGGAGGAGGATTTCCATTCTTATGGTACATCTGCAAATGGTGACAATTTTTGTACTTGATCTAATCATGTGATGGTTGACAACCATTTTTTCTATTTGTTTTCAGTCCAAAGACAATGTGAAATTAGTTGCTATGAAGAATGTCCAAACTATTTCTAGTCCTGACTTGCATGTTTCAGACCTAGAAACTATTCCCTATCATTCAATAGAAAATCAATTGGCTAAAAATGTAGCTCCTGATTTAGATCTACGGGTTAGTATCCATTTTTTTATTACACATTTATTAGCAGTAAATTGCATATTTTAACTACTGCAATTATGGTATTTGACATGTGCAATATCCATTCTTCTCACCTATAAGTTTCAATTTTGTTTAAGATTATCCATTTGATTAATCAGGAAAAGCAACTATTCAGAAACCTTGTACTAAAAACACTCCCTACTTTAATATTCAAGTGCACCTTCATTTAGATtgtttgatgatgaagatgacttaGGAAATTTTGTTGAAGATCCTAAAATGAGGTGTCCCCTTGGTACTAAAAACCCTAAGATGTCATTCAGTTATATATTAGGTCTTGATTCTGTGGTTTATATAGAAGACGTTTCGTGCTTGAACAAACATGTCTGGATTTAAATGGCTACGCTACGAAGGGTTGTACACCATGGTTCTGGAGAAGGATGGAGAGATCGTTTCAGAAGCCATGCTGAGGTTTGTACCCTAGCTGAATTTTGAATAGTTGTAGTCTGTAGTATCCTCTTCTTGGCTCCTCTTCATGGCTGTTGTAGTAGAATAGTAGGAGCTCACATCTTTTAAGTTAATTCTAATCTAGTACAAGAAAGCTGTGTTTAGTATCCATTTCTTAATTGCATATTTATAAATAGAAAATTGTACACTTAAATTTTTGCAATTATGGTGTTTACGATGTGCAATATCCGGTCTTTATATGTAACTTTCCCActatttattttcctttttacaATTGATGAAGCAGGAAAAACATATGTTCAGAGAGTTTGCACTAGGAAAACTCTTTACTTTCATAGTCCAAGTGTACTATCATTTTAGGGTTGATATTTTTTTTGTCATTTCTATAAAGTTTCCCGAGAACCTAGAAAGCAGGACTCGATCCATTGACTACTAACTCCTTTGTTGATGCAGTACAACATCTGGCAAGAAACTGAACTGGTCCTTTTGATGCACTCAATCCTTAGACGAGAGACAGTGGCCCGGAGGTGATGCTGAGGCAGACCTAAAGGCGAGCGAGAGCTTCCTGAACCAGATAACACTGCAGCTAGAGGTGCAGCCATCTGATTTATGTCTACCAAAGGTGCTAGAATTCGTGTGCTAGTGCTATGTGAAACAACCGAATTTTGGTGCTGATGGAAATCGAGTGTTTTAGATGGATGTAACAACCGAGTGCTAGTTGCTTCTGAAACACACAGATGTAACGTAGATAGACTTAAAAAAACTTCAGattcttttgctcttggccgaacCAAACATCATACACCAATGTGAGCAAAGGTAAGAGTAAGAAGATATATTATGTAATTTGCATCAATGCAAGCTTTTGTTTGACGGTAAAATATCCAGTCTCCACGCTTTTCCAATGACTCCTGATAGTCATCGAGCACATGATGAATGCGCTTATTCCATAGATCCAGTGTAATTAATTCTTCTGTCTTATTTCGATTCCCTCCAACATAAGGCCTTTCTTCCAGTGGAGCTGTACGTGCTCTACCAAACTGAAGCCGACCACCCCCGTGTCCCCTTGGTGGTTGTAGAACTCCCCCAGCTCTACCTCCATCCAATCGTCTTCCCTTTCTCTTGGGTAGCTCACGGTACTCTCGTCTTCAGCCCGTCCTCCTTGCTCGCCCTCTCTTGCTTGCGTCGTGCATGGGTACATAGAGAGCCTACGCGTTGCAACCTGATCGCCCGTAGCGATACGTGCCTCTTGCGTTGGGCAGTCAAGGCCGTATGATTCATCTGCCAATCTGAACACGAGGTAGGCTGCGTATTTTGTGTTGGGAGAGAGCTCCGTGCGCTCAATATTGCCGGCTATGTCAAGCCAGCAGACGGCGATGAGCTCAGCTACTTCTTCAAACCTGCAAAAGTAGAAATAATTAAACTGATCTGGTTGCAAGAGACACTAGATACATAACTTAGAATGCATAATGATCACTTACTAGATATAGGGTCTCATTGGTTGCTTTTATCAGTCTTACCCTGCATTAGATCTTATGCGCAGCATAACCTAAACCAGCGTAAATGTATGCAGTGTTTAGATGTTTGGTTGTTCTGCACAAACAATCTGCTTTTGATAAATTGTGTTTGGTTGTTTATATTTTATTACATAAAGTCACCTCCATATTCTAGTTTGAGGTCTCATATTTCTATTTGAGGCATGCGGATGAGGATTTTCATTTTTACGCGTACTAGTTAATGCAACATTTGGTCACACTATGTAATAAACCTATATAAGAGTATGTAAGCAACTAAACACGAGCAAATTGTACCTGCAGCCTAGATAAAGATTAATACCACCCATAGAAAATGTAGAAGTTAGGGTAGGAATCATTGATGCAAACCTGGAATCGGGCAAATAGATCCGTCTCCAGTATAAGGGATAATCACCCCATGTAATGTGTACTGATCGAGATGATAGCATGTAACATTTGGCGCCGCTTGTCCGATCCAACCAAAAGCTCTTACAGTACAGCATAAAACGACTTGACTCAGTTTGCATCATGATCACGGATGGTAATGCCTTGATTTAATCATTACTCCCTACTAAAATGGCAAAGTACCCCTTCTCATTTTGGTTTTGTCCTAAATCAATCTTCTTTtattttgaccaagtttatataaaagTACATTAACGTCAACAAATACTAAATCAGTTTTATTAATCAGAATTTTCAGGAAATATGTCTAGATAATTCATTTGTTGGAACTTGTAAATATCAATATATTCTCATCATCTAAAGCTGGTAAAACCAAGAGAaattttgacttagaacaaagttAAAATGAACAATGATTTAGAACAGGGGTAATTAAGATCACCGTGCATCATGCATTTCTTAGTCTACAACTGACGAACTAAAAAACTGAAAAACATCATATTTTATTTCGATGCTTGCTCATGTTCATACCTTAGTGCCTTGGTCGACGAGGATATGGTCTTCAGCGAGGCTGAGGAACAGCTCTTTTTTGCTGGTCGTCAAATCTACAGGATGGTCGGCGCGAGAAATAATCGATCTGTAGTCAGGAGGCAGGAAGCGTTCCCACACCGGATCAGAGCTCGCTGCTGCTTGGAAGGCAGTAGATACGGCTGAGGAACGGCACGCATCTGTGGGAGTCGTCAGGGAGATGACATGAGCGAGGCATGCCTCTGGAAGACGCAGGACGCTGCAGTCGGAGTCCGCTTCATTCCCAGTAGTGGTCCATCCTCCCTCAGGCTCAGGGTGTTCTTTCTCATGATTCCTTCGTGACCGCTTCATCATCTGCATGTTAGTTGTTGAGATTTGGGAAAATGATGCGAGTAAATGGCTATGCGTCATGGGAAAAGCATAAACTTCTTACATGATACAGGATAGTACTCCGTGTTGTGTAGTGAGCAGGTTGAAACAGTCACCTTTTAGCCATAGGGTAGAAGGGAAGAAGCATCGTAATCACAGGAAGTTACGCTTAGAATCTTGAACATGTATGTGGAAAGGTGGGCAATAACGTGTGGAATTTTTTTTtgctaggccttgtttggatgtaatTGTATCTATCTACTTCAATTCATATGTGTTGCAGTGGGATtggaatggaacttagtttaattctactccaatccacttcaacacagaTAAATATATACGCATTCAAACGAGGCCTTACTAGCAACTGCGTGAGCAGCGAGTCAAGTCTTTAGCTAGGGTCGAGCACAAGTGCCAAGCATCTGCTGAATCTGTTGTAAAAAAAACATCTGCTGAATCTTATGAGAGCAAGCACAACAAACGATGATGCGAAGAAGAGAAAAGAGGAGAGAGAAAAGCCTGACTCATGCAAACATTAGAGTCTAATTAAAaagttttttatatataaataataAGAGACAATAATTGTATATATGTTTTGGCTCTTACAAATTGACTTATAGCTAAAGACTTGGTTTTATTATTGAACTTGCTCTGACTTGGTCTCACATTATTAATTATTACTCTTTTGACCTCTAACCGTCGTTCTCACCTCCTGAGAAATTAATCGTACTCaattttaaccaaatatataatattaataggtatggtacataattagtatcatttaaTAGATCAATGAATTTATTTtcaaaataaatttatttgaaaatataaatattgataatattttctataaacttatttAAACTTAAAAAAATTTACCATCACAAAATAGCATATGGACACTTCAAAAGAGACAGATATAGTAATACATTGTCTCGGTGCCCAGCTGCCAACGCCCAGCATTGATCACGATGTGAGCGCGCGTGCTTTCACATGGAAATGTCCACAAGACAGTGCCGTGTCACATCATCACCATGATGAATACATGATGGCGACCCCTTGTGGCTCATGCATGAAGCCATGAATTCTTAGCAAGCCGAGTGAGTAGTCGTCTCGTTTATCGTCAGTCTAGGATTAGATAAGGAggtagtgtggcagaaccgtctaaatTATATCGATCATGTGCATCTGTTATTGTACTAAATACCTCTTACTGCTATATACGAGAGTCAGATAATTTCGGTGtcgagtgtcctcggggaaccccaaatcatccactttTTACAACTCATACGGGATCAACAATGAATTTACCACAACATTGCAACATTTGGTATAAAAATATCATACATCGGAGTGCAGATGATTCACAACATTAGGTTACAATACACGTTCAAGTACCTTTTAAGTAAATAAGTTTCAGAAGCTTGATAGAACTACAGAAAACAACTTAGGTAAAGCACCTAAGAGAGAGATAGGGACAActagatcatgtcgagcccaccgaTATTACCTCAATTAGTAGCATAAGTCAGAAACCGCAACAGGGTTAACAAACTCTGAGTACATGAGGgaacaagacttatctgactaaaAAAAGACTCCAAACAtgtggcgaagctagagcaaatGGATGGAGGATGCCTAACTTcattatgaatatagtaacccaGATGATGTTCAAACAAGTAGCATAACTTATTCATAATTTTTAACATCAAAATTCAATTTCCAGTAATGGCAATGTGATTTTGGTCAAAACATAAGCAAACTAGTTGGGGCAAGGGCAATAACACTCACCATTTAGTGTAGTGATTGAAAGAATGCCAAAATGATGAACAAACGATGTCCCatatagcaaaatatgtgatcctGCCTAAAGAAATGAGAACAAATAGGTCAATTATTTAGCAAAGAAAATGTACAATTATCCATTGAAAGTAGATGCATTGTATTTACATTATCTCTTAGAGATCATATTTACGCTCTTTTCCTTTCATGGTCCTGAAACAATGAACCACATCCTCATTGTTAACTTCTTTGTAACAAATCATCACACTTCTTGAGCTTTCCATCTATAATACCTCTCCATGATTATCTATAACTCATTCATTTGTATAATCAATGCAAATTGCAGCTCACAATTTCACATATAAATAATTTGATTGAGGATGAACTTAAGGATAAACAAAATTACAAATATACTCACTGGCAGCTGGCAAGGGGCAGTGATGGCCGATGGGATGGATAGGGACAGCCAACAGAGCCGCAAAGGGTGGCCAGGCGGACTGCGGACAGAGCTTTGGGCGGGGGCTGCCACTGGCCACGACCAGCGAGTCGGACCCTGCGCTCGGCTCGGAGTGGAGCGGACGATGGTGCTGGGATGGGCGAACGCCGATGCTAGGACATACGGCAGCAGGGGCGCACGGCTTGGCATGACCGACGCGGCGTTGGCAGCGCCCTGCGGCTCAGACTAGCCGCGCACGAGGCAGGCGAGACGTCACGAGCAAGGATCCGCAAGTCCGCCGCCCCCTACGCGATGCTTCGGCTGGAAGCGAGCCTAGAAAGAAGTGGCTCAGTGGGCTTTGTGGGCTTGGGGGTGTCTTGGGCCAAAATTTGCAAGCTCTTAAGAATTTCTAGAATTAGAGGGGGTGTCTGGGCACCCACGGGCTTTTATTGGGCTTCGCCCCTGCTCCAAGGTATGAAGGCTTAAAGAAAAGACTTACCCTGAGCACATGTGTCACAGTCTGCTTCATTCACAGTAGTGGTCCTTCCTCCCTCCGTCTAAGGGTGTTCTTTCTCATGATTCCTTTGTGACCGCTTCATCATCTGCATGTTAGTTGTTGGGATTTTGGAACTAAATCTGCCCAAGAGTAGATCTCTGCATGTAACCAACTACATGTATGAAAAATGATGCGAGTAAATGGCTATGCGTCATGGGAAAGCATAAACTTCTTACAGGATACAGGGTACAGAGTACTCCGTGTTGTGTAGTCAGCCGGTTCAAACAGTCACCTTTTAGACATAGGGTAGAAGGGAAGAACCATCGTGATCATAGGAAGTTACTTTACTATTAAAACCTAGAAATCTCACACATGTCActattaaattttagaaatctcGCACATGTCTGTGGAAAGGTGGGCAATAACGTGTGGAATTTTTTCCCCCTAGGTTCCTTTCATAAAGAAAAGTATTCCAAGGAAGGATATCTGTGCAAAGGGGAGCAAACGGCGGTGTGACGAGGCGTGGATGGCGCTCGATGGCGCCGGAGGGTCAGAGGAGAGAACGGCCAAGCAAACGGACGAAGACGTTCATGAGAGACGAGCTAGTAACTCATTTTTCAGGGGACAAGCTCATCCTCGAATCTGGAGGTATATTCCCGAATGGCTCTGTGCCTTATTGGGACTATGCTTCTGGCTAGTGGCTAGCAAGCTAAACCGTCAGTAGCTAGGAAGAATCAGGGACTACTGAACGCTCCATGCAATGTACGAAATTAGCCACACTGCCAACACTTTTTTTTTATAACTAAAAACCGTGGAGCAAAGCTCCCCAGTGCATTATTAAGAGAAAAGGACATGTAGAAGAAGGTTAGCAGGAAGCTAACCAGAGACGACTTACCTAATTACAAAGCTAAGACAGCTAAACAATAAGGGAGAAAAACAAACATATTATAGATTCTTTAACCaattcatagctatagctatggGCTGAAGAGGAGCTGGGATACGGTACATAAGAAGTTTAACTTTACTTGTGAAAAGCAACTTCCATGTAGCAACTGACGGCAACTTATTATTGAAAACGTAGGCATTACACTGTTTCCATATACACCAGGCAGCAATTATAAAGATCTCCCGTGAAGAAAGAGATTGGGTTGACCTTCTCTGCTCAGCTACCATTTGAAAAAGACTGCCTTGGACTGTCCACTGAAGATCAAGCATAAACCACCACGTGATGCTAGAAGAACACTCAAAGAACAGCTCACTGCTGCTGACACTTCGTCCACCGGAACCTGTCCAAAATACAGACTAGTCAAGGCATGTCGCCACATATAACTGCCAATTTTCCACTAGATAACGTGGTTCAACCAAACACAAGATATTATTAGTACATGCTTGAAACAGCAAACCTAACTGCACAAAGTTCAGGTCATTACAGATCACTTCTCAGGTCTTCACCTGATCGAGTTCCCAAAGTATATCAAGATGGCAGCGGCGATGAAGCTGGTTGCCAGTGGCTTCTTGTCGGCTGTCGTGGATGGCGCAGCCTCCAAGGCTGCTGCGTGCCTTGAGAGCAACTACAATATGCAAGAGTGTGTCAAGGAGTTATTGAGCGAACTGGAGACCAAGCTGACCATGGTGAAGGCCATATGCGAGGCTGCAGACAACTGGCTAATCACGAACACCAACCTGGTTCAATGGCTGAGGCTCTTACATACCACGGCTCAGGAAGCCGAGGATGCACTTGACGAATTCCAGGTTGAAGAGGCAAGCATCACCGGCAAGCGCAAGGTGAGCGAGCTCATAGTGTCATCCCTTAGGTCTCTGAAAAATCTGGTCATCCCTGATAGAGATATGATTAGGCTGGAGCAAGTAGTAAAAACCCTTACCCAGCTCTGTGCAACCTCGAACACTTTTCTTGAGCTCCTCAAATTGGATGATTACAAAGCAAACCAGCAGCAGGCAAGAGTTGCTGGAGAGGCCACCTCTCAGCTTCCCATAGACATCCAGGTGTTTGGCCGGGAAGAGATAACAGAGTTTATCCTGCAGATGATTATTGgatcatcatcacatgatcatgAAAGATCCAGCGGTGGAACTGGAAAAACAAGAGCAGCTAGGGACAACATTATAGTCCTCCCAATAGTCGGTATGAGTGGAGTCGGAAAGACAACACTGGCCCAGGTTGTCTACAATCATGCAGAGGTGAAGAAACACTTTCAGCGGAGAGCTTGGGTCTATGTTTCAGAGCATTTCAGCTTCAAAAGAACCTTGCAATAGATCCTGTTTTCCTTCAATGGATATGAGGACAATGGTTTGGATAGCTGTGATAGCATGGAAGCCACCATCACAAAGCTCCGTAGCAAGATCTGTGAAGGATATAAATTCTTTCTGGTGCTAGACAATGTATGGGAAGAGATATGCCAACAATGGAGCACCCTACTCACTGTATTATCTGACGAAGCACGTCAATGTGGCAGTGTTCTCCTTGTCACAACTCAGAACCAAAAGGTTGCACAAACAATCGCCAGAGTATGTCCCATACAACTGAAAGCTTTGCCATTGGAGAGCTTCTGGCCTCTCTTTCAGTACTACGCATTTGGGGGCACGGAAGTTGCCCaacaagaagacaaccacgacaTGCTATCTATTGGTAGAGAAATTGCAATGAAGCTAGATGGACTTCCATTAGCGGCGAAAGTAATAGGAAACATTCTGAGATGTAGATTCTCCCAGGCTAACTGGAGAAGGGTTGTGGACAGTGACTGGTGGAACTTGAGTGATGCTCTGCAGGAAATTCTACCCTACCTCAGGGTCAGTTACCAGCACCTATCACCACAACAAAGGCAGTGCTTTGCCTTCTGTTCGATATTTCCTAGAAACTACCTGTTTGACAAGGAAAGGATTGTTCAAATGTGGATTGCTCATGATTTCATACAGCGAAAACACATTGCAGTTGGTATAAAGCCAGAAGATGTTGGGAGGCAATGCTTCGATGCGCTCGTGGACAGGTCCTTGTTCCAACCCACAATTGTCGACAACAAGTATGTCATGCATGATTTGGTGCGTGGTTTAGTAATTGCCGTTTCTGTGGACCAATGCTTCCTCCATGATGAAAGAGCAGGGGGAGCTTCTTCCCAAGCACTGGAAAATGTTCGTCACTTGTCCTTGCAGACTGGTAGCTTGGAGCAGTGCCAGGAGCTGCACAAGTACAAAAATCTGCGGACTCTCCTACTATTTGGTCATTTTGAAAATGATGCATTTTTTCCCCCTTCTTGATGGCATGCTAAGGAATTCACCAAGCCTCCGTGTGCTGGACTTGTCATATGTCGAAGCTCTAGGGAGCGGATGGCCCAATAACGCTAGGAGTTTGAGAAAATTACGGTTCCTAGATTTGTCATTTacaaggatcacaaagtttaagGATCTCCCAGTTAATCTCCAAGTTTTGCATCTTCGGGGATATGATGTTGACAGCTTACCACAAAATATCACCAAGCTGAGCAACCTGCTGCGACATCTGTTTGTAGATAATTCAGCACTCTCAAATATTCCAGGGATCGGACAGCTCACTGAACTTCAAGGACTGGATAGTTTCATCGCTCGAAAGGGGCAAGGATTCACGATAAGAGAGTTGAAGAACATGCAGGAGCTCACTGGACAACTATGCATTCGCGGCCTCGAGAACGTGAGAAGTAAGGAGGAGGCGATGGAAGCAAGAATGATGGACAAGAAGCACCTGTGCAGCCTGGTGATTGAAGGGAGAAAGGTGCCCAAGTTTGTTCTTGAAGGATTGCAGCCACACCGAAACATACAGGAACTAACCATCAAATTCTACCAGGACCAAAATTTTCCTCACTGGATGCTGCAGCTGGATAACCTGGCCAATCTCGTACATGTAAATCTTGAAAGCTGCCGCAGCTTGTCTACCCTTCCCCCATTAGGCCATCTCCCTTTGCTCAAACTTTTCAGTCTAAGAAAGCTACCGTCGGTAAAGCATATTGATGGCACATCCTTTGGTGGTTTCCCATCACTTGAAGAGTTGGAGTTTCATTGGTTAGAGAAATTGGAGGATTGGACAGAGCCAGACgaagcaacagcagcagctcatgTTTATGGATCATCATTGTTCCTTGGATGCCTTAAGAAACTTCATCTAGTAAACTGCTTATCACTGAGACAATTCCCACGGCTGCCACACTTATCTGCATTGAAAGAGCTGAAGATCTCCAACCCTGGAAACTACATCCTAGAATTACCAAACTGTTTACAAGTCTTGGTGTGCCTAACAACCTTGAATATCGAGTACTGCCAACACAGCATTGTACTGTCCGCGCATCAGTTCAAGTCCCTGGAAAATCTTGAGCTCATAAAATGTGAAGGGCTACGTTTGGTTGATGGTTTCCAGTGCTTTTGCAAACTGCGAAGCGCACGAGTGGAGGGTTGTCCTCAACTCCTAAGTGACACTGCTTCCTCTGTCTCAGCTAACCTTGGGCAAAATTTGCatgagaagcagcagcagcagggtgcCAAACTTCTAACCCACCTCAGAACTGATGATAGCTTGATGAATGGAGATTACCTCAGGATGATAGGAAACCTCTCATCACTTTGCAAACTGACAATGTACAACATACCCAACACCACAAATTTCTCAGAGGAGCAAGACCTGTGGTTTCAGCAACTGACCTCACTGAAGTGCCTCCACATTCATGGCAGCCTCACATTGCAACACCTCCCTTCTTCCTTGGCTGTCATCCATCGAGGAACTAGTACTTCTTGGTTTGCACAACCTACACTCATTGCCGGATGCTCTTCCTCCAAAGCTTCAGAAGTTGGCAATTGAAAACTGTACTGGAGATCTGATTATTAGGGTATCCAAAGATGGGTCGGATTGGCCAAAGGTTGTCCATGTTCCATACATCTTCGTAGATGGTACAGTGGTTCAAAACATATAGACTTTGTACTGTATTTATCAGGTATGGCCAAAATAACAGAAATAGTATTCTGCAATCCAGTCCGCATGTTTATTTCTAAGCCGTAAGTTTTCTTGAAGAGTTCAATTATACCCTTGTAGAAAACGGACACATATAGCTTAGTGGAGCCCTCTGTTAAATATGACAGTCACATTTATCCCTGACGATACAACATCTTGCAATCAAACCAGCAAACTTTTGGGTGACTTTACATAGTTGAGTCCTAATGATAGTTTGCATATAAATCTCGAAAATATGATAATGTTTCTTGAGGAAAGCACAGATCAATCTCAAAAAATCAACCTACCTTCATGTCTTGACCACAAGAAAAACAGGATGAGATGCATGGCCATTCCTCTTCTGAGATATCAACTCATGTAACTGCAAAGCCAGCTTCAAGTTCTTCAGTTGATTCATTATCTTGTGGAGCCCATGATCCTTTGTTCTGACCTACAGACGTGTGGTGTTGTACCTGCAGGCCTTTTGCACCTCCTTGCATACTACAGATAAAAGGGCCATACTGAAATCCGTGATCCAAAATGTATAcatggcacagggaaaatgtgtGAAATTTTAtttgaccaactagtgaatatgaTAGTCACCTGTATGTACTAGATCCAACCCTTCTCTGTAGCATATAAACTCCATGAAGGTGTCAACAAGGAAAAACGAATCCATGACAAAGAAACGCCAATTTGTTCAATCTGCCACTTCTGCAGGGAATAGTATGTTTTAGTTAGAGTAAATTGCACGGCTGGTCCTTAAAGTATTGGGCGGGTTTCGTCTAGGTCCTCAAACTACGAAATCGCACGTTTGGTTCCCTAATGTATTTAAGTGATCTCATCCAGGTCCAAAATAGACACGAGGAGGGTTAGAAGCTGACGTGGTCGTCCACGTGGATATGATTTAAGCGTGGACATGGCGTATGGCGGCAGCAGAGGCGTCGGACGGCGGCAACATGGTGGCGGCGCAATTGATGGACGGTAGAGGCCTGTCCGTGCCTGCGCGTTTAAGCGACGGCGGCGCAGAGCATCCGCACGGCCAAGTGGAGGCGGTGGTATGGTAACAATGGCCGTGCGCGACGGGGCAGCGATGTCCGAGTGCATGCCCACGGCGGCGTGCGGGCGAAGCGTAGCGGCGCTCGCCCACGGCGGCCTGGGCGCGAGGCAGAGCGACGGCGTCCGAGGTGCGCGAGCTGTTGTCGCGCGTGAAGACGCCAGCGGCGCGTCCTCCACCCGGAACTTTATCAGGAACCGGCTCGCCGC from Miscanthus floridulus cultivar M001 chromosome 11, ASM1932011v1, whole genome shotgun sequence includes these protein-coding regions:
- the LOC136493677 gene encoding F-box protein PP2-B10-like isoform X1, which gives rise to MTHSHLLASFSQISTTNMQMMKRSRRNHEKEHPEPEGGWTTTGNEADSDCSVLRLPEACLAHVISLTTPTDACRSSAVSTAFQAAASSDPVWERFLPPDYRSIISRADHPVDLTTSKKELFLSLAEDHILVDQGTKSFWLDRTSGAKCYMLSSRSVHITWGDYPLYWRRIYLPDSRFEEVAELIAVCWLDIAGNIERTELSPNTKYAAYLVFRLADESYGLDCPTQEARIATGDQVATRRLSMYPCTTQAREGEQGGRAEDESTVSYPREREDDWMEVELGEFYNHQGDTGVVGFSLVEHVQLHWKKGLMLEGIEIRQKN
- the LOC136493677 gene encoding F-box protein PP2-B10-like isoform X2; translation: MMKRSRRNHEKEHPEPEGGWTTTGNEADSDCSVLRLPEACLAHVISLTTPTDACRSSAVSTAFQAAASSDPVWERFLPPDYRSIISRADHPVDLTTSKKELFLSLAEDHILVDQGTKSFWLDRTSGAKCYMLSSRSVHITWGDYPLYWRRIYLPDSRFEEVAELIAVCWLDIAGNIERTELSPNTKYAAYLVFRLADESYGLDCPTQEARIATGDQVATRRLSMYPCTTQAREGEQGGRAEDESTVSYPREREDDWMEVELGEFYNHQGDTGVVGFSLVEHVQLHWKKGLMLEGIEIRQKN